In Rhodomicrobium lacus, the following proteins share a genomic window:
- a CDS encoding ABC transporter ATP-binding protein has protein sequence MLKVTHVTAGYGRLVVLHALSASFARGRVTALVGPNGCGKSTLLKAIMGFMPVSGGEIRLEGQPIRTFGRKALAKRIAYLPQECQCPDYMTLGELIELAGYSRYSLVGGPSARDRQLFAEILDLVGLADKAGCQVNALSGGQRQRAWIAMVLAQEADVILMDEPVNHLDMKYQYAVLGLVRVLSASHGKTVIVVLHDLNLASAFADDVVMLRDGKVVAAGPAQETMTAANVEQAFDFEADIFSRDGRVVCLPRMFHAEAVTA, from the coding sequence GTGCTCAAGGTCACACATGTCACAGCGGGTTACGGGCGGCTCGTCGTCCTGCATGCATTGTCCGCAAGCTTCGCGCGTGGCCGGGTGACGGCGTTGGTTGGGCCGAACGGCTGCGGCAAGTCCACGCTCCTGAAGGCCATCATGGGGTTCATGCCCGTAAGCGGTGGCGAGATCCGGCTAGAGGGGCAGCCAATCCGGACGTTTGGGCGCAAGGCGCTCGCGAAAAGGATCGCCTACCTGCCGCAGGAGTGTCAGTGTCCCGACTACATGACGCTCGGCGAGTTGATCGAACTGGCGGGATACTCGCGCTATTCGCTCGTCGGCGGCCCGTCCGCGCGCGACCGGCAGCTTTTCGCGGAGATTCTCGACCTCGTCGGTCTCGCGGATAAAGCCGGCTGTCAGGTCAACGCCTTGTCCGGCGGTCAGCGGCAGCGCGCCTGGATTGCCATGGTGCTGGCCCAGGAGGCGGACGTCATCCTGATGGACGAGCCGGTGAACCATCTCGACATGAAATATCAATATGCGGTGCTCGGCCTCGTGCGCGTGCTTTCTGCGAGTCACGGCAAGACGGTGATCGTCGTGCTGCACGATCTCAATCTGGCGTCGGCTTTCGCCGATGACGTCGTGATGCTGCGCGATGGCAAGGTCGTAGCGGCGGGGCCTGCGCAGGAAACCATGACGGCGGCCAACGTGGAGCAGGCGTTCGATTTCGAAGCCGACATCTTCTCGCGTGATGGCCGCGTCGTCTGCCTGCCGCGCATGTTCCACGCGGAAGCGGTCACGGCATGA
- a CDS encoding TonB-dependent receptor codes for MCIALSFCTRIVKSCDFVTTLSRADVRPEFFFHRSCILRNISSGWDSGSICPACFLGWGKNMITTRRMRASGWLAAAPATGIAVRSFKGQAAAHCHSVNVVSQNALIRASAAFTFLAISAAGSHAQESQRSDNPSTLPPVVVNQPKKAKAANTPKPKRAGGERSGVAGEASQSAQQGGTANGKVDEQGGFKPKTAQIGPFDGRSLQDIPYSVSVANSDMIKDRQASSLVDILKYMPSTQMEARGGLDVGRAQSRGMEAGVVDTNHTDGLNSVGTTALPLETFERVEVINSLAGAYYGPASPGGIFNYVLKRPTDVPLNEFTTGFSTNGGWLEHADVGGYVDDAHRLGYRINALNEQGDGFVKNSSLDRQLISAAVDVKPRSDTTVELNAYYYKFDKFGYPGGFSYGSTIKLPDAADPTTVGYGQSFAGMSLETSTLSFKVKHDLTQNWRVSGGMLYQVVDRSLLTVTNTFQNNNYDYKSTMGLSAAGRFIVTSNTVNLNGRFNTGPIGHELVIGTTGYIWEIQQAKTNNTWSLGSSNYYDPDIFASPNMSLAMGPRFKSGDNRQQTVVVGDTIKFDDQWSAMAVASYSWIDTTNYNTSGVQTGAYQDEGLSPTVALTYKPIKPVSVYAAYADTLEAGGTAPTTAANAGETLAPFRSEQYEVGIKTDFGKFSTALALFQIERPFAFTDTDNVYKVQGNQRNKGVEASVNGEVLPDLRIYAGVTVLDPILTDTGVTTTENKQVVGVPLYQANLLAEYALPWVEGLYVNLNIHYTGERAANNLNTTWADGYTTLDLGGRYETQVMGKKTTVRLAVNNVFDEKYWASIFPGSINGVVGSNTAFLGTPLEARLSASVKF; via the coding sequence TTGTGCATTGCGCTTTCATTTTGCACCCGAATTGTAAAAAGTTGCGATTTCGTCACAACCCTCTCACGCGCTGACGTGCGGCCGGAATTTTTCTTCCACCGAAGTTGTATCCTTCGCAATATATCTTCGGGTTGGGACTCGGGCTCGATATGTCCCGCCTGTTTTCTGGGTTGGGGGAAAAACATGATAACTACCCGCAGGATGCGGGCGAGCGGCTGGCTGGCCGCCGCTCCCGCAACGGGAATTGCTGTGCGCTCGTTCAAGGGGCAGGCAGCAGCGCATTGCCACTCCGTCAACGTCGTTTCGCAGAATGCGCTCATCCGGGCGTCCGCAGCATTTACATTCCTGGCAATATCGGCTGCTGGTTCACATGCTCAAGAAAGTCAGCGGAGCGACAATCCGTCGACGCTGCCCCCGGTCGTAGTCAACCAGCCGAAAAAGGCGAAGGCGGCAAACACTCCGAAACCGAAGCGCGCCGGCGGTGAAAGAAGCGGTGTTGCGGGAGAAGCCTCGCAGAGTGCTCAGCAAGGAGGCACGGCGAACGGCAAGGTTGACGAACAGGGCGGCTTCAAGCCCAAGACGGCGCAGATCGGACCGTTCGACGGCCGCTCTCTGCAAGACATTCCCTATTCGGTGAGCGTCGCAAACAGCGACATGATCAAGGACCGGCAGGCTTCGTCGCTGGTCGATATCCTGAAATACATGCCGTCGACACAGATGGAAGCGCGCGGCGGCCTGGACGTGGGGCGCGCGCAAAGCCGTGGCATGGAAGCGGGCGTGGTCGATACCAACCACACCGATGGTTTGAATTCCGTCGGTACCACGGCGCTTCCGCTGGAAACGTTTGAGCGCGTCGAGGTGATCAACAGCCTTGCCGGAGCTTATTACGGTCCGGCAAGCCCCGGTGGCATCTTCAATTATGTGCTGAAGCGGCCGACGGATGTGCCGTTGAACGAGTTCACGACCGGCTTCAGCACGAATGGAGGCTGGCTCGAACACGCCGATGTCGGCGGCTATGTCGACGACGCCCACCGCCTCGGCTACCGCATCAACGCGCTGAACGAGCAGGGAGATGGCTTCGTCAAGAACAGTTCTCTCGACCGTCAGCTCATCAGCGCGGCAGTCGATGTGAAGCCGCGAAGCGACACGACCGTCGAACTCAACGCCTATTACTACAAGTTCGACAAGTTCGGCTATCCAGGCGGTTTCTCGTATGGCTCGACCATCAAACTGCCCGATGCCGCAGATCCGACAACTGTCGGGTACGGGCAGAGCTTTGCAGGGATGAGCCTGGAGACATCGACCCTCAGCTTCAAGGTGAAGCACGACCTGACTCAAAACTGGAGAGTTTCCGGCGGGATGCTTTATCAGGTCGTCGACCGGAGTTTGCTGACCGTTACGAACACGTTCCAGAACAACAACTACGATTATAAATCTACCATGGGCCTTTCGGCGGCCGGACGCTTTATAGTCACCAGCAACACTGTCAATCTGAACGGGCGCTTCAACACCGGACCGATCGGCCATGAGCTGGTGATTGGCACAACCGGCTATATCTGGGAAATTCAACAAGCCAAGACCAATAACACCTGGTCTTTGGGCTCGTCGAACTACTACGACCCTGACATTTTTGCCAGCCCCAACATGAGCCTGGCGATGGGCCCTCGATTCAAGTCCGGCGACAACCGCCAGCAAACAGTTGTGGTCGGAGACACGATCAAGTTCGACGACCAGTGGTCGGCGATGGCGGTCGCCAGCTATAGCTGGATCGACACCACAAACTACAATACTTCGGGTGTGCAGACGGGCGCGTATCAGGACGAGGGATTGAGCCCGACCGTGGCGTTGACCTACAAACCGATCAAGCCGGTTTCGGTCTACGCCGCCTACGCCGATACCCTCGAAGCCGGAGGAACGGCACCCACCACCGCCGCAAACGCCGGGGAGACGCTCGCTCCATTCCGCAGCGAACAGTACGAGGTGGGCATAAAGACCGACTTCGGCAAGTTCAGCACCGCGCTCGCCTTGTTCCAGATCGAGCGCCCGTTCGCCTTCACCGATACCGATAACGTCTATAAGGTGCAGGGCAATCAGCGCAACAAGGGCGTTGAAGCGAGTGTCAACGGCGAGGTGCTGCCCGATCTGAGGATCTATGCCGGTGTCACGGTTCTCGATCCGATCCTCACGGATACGGGCGTTACGACGACCGAAAACAAACAGGTCGTCGGTGTGCCGCTCTATCAGGCGAATCTGCTCGCCGAGTATGCCTTGCCGTGGGTCGAAGGGCTGTATGTCAACCTCAACATCCATTACACCGGCGAGCGTGCGGCAAACAACCTGAACACCACTTGGGCCGACGGGTATACGACGCTCGACCTCGGCGGTCGATACGAGACGCAGGTCATGGGGAAAAAGACGACAGTTCGTCTGGCCGTGAACAACGTCTTCGACGAGAAATACTGGGCGTCCATCTTCCCCGGAAGCATCAACGGCGTTGTAGGCTCCAACACGGCGTTTCTTGGAACCCCACTGGAAGCTCGCCTCAGCGCTAGCGTCAAGTTCTGA